A part of Tigriopus californicus strain San Diego chromosome 10, Tcal_SD_v2.1, whole genome shotgun sequence genomic DNA contains:
- the LOC131888633 gene encoding uncharacterized protein LOC131888633 codes for MKLRIYRTLWGLVDQTDGNKAKSPHHHLETALPALKSLGYDGVEAPLKFILYFGKDKFKDLLRQHELKVIIMVFTDGPNAPGEGILFGGPYEGFTRPSQPGDTNKEDLIETHFKVFHEQVQMAQEFQPTLINSHSLKDYFTEEMAEQFFSKALAWQIEMGYTVHHETHRKRFLHSPWLSRQFVPKHSNLTMVADLSHWINVAETSADDLDLTQVIEDFAPRFRHVHCRVGYDHGPQVPDPRAPEWISYMEGHERWWDYIWEAMRQQGIEEVTMTPEHGPPNYQICHPYTQEPMGSIWDINHWVALRRQVRFAELYGLENTSDLVPSETQGLHPPTVPGQSVLKELSRVGFK; via the exons ATGAAATTGAGGATCTATCGAACACTTTGGGGATTGGTCGATCAAACGGATGGTAACAAGGCCAAG TCCCCACATCATCACTTGGAAACGGCTTTGCCTGCTTTAAAGTCTCTGGGCTATGATGGAGTCGAGGCACCCTTGAAGTTCATCCTCTACTTTGGGAAGGACAAATTCAAAGACCTCTTGCGTCAACATGAGCTCAAGGTCATCATTATGGTATTCACGGACGGACCCAATGCCCCGGGCGAAGGAATTCTCTTTGGAGGACCCTATGAAGGCTTCACTCGTCCCAGTCAACCAGGAGACACCAACAAAGAGGATTTGATCGAAACTCACTTCAAGGTGTTTCATGAGCAAGTGCAAATGGCCCAGGAGTTCCAGCCCACCCTTATCAACTCTCATTCTCTGAAGGATTACTTTACCGAAGAAATGGCCGAGCAATTCTTTTCGAAGGCCTTAGCTTGGCAAATTGAGATGGGATACACGGTTCACCACGAAACCCACCGGAAGAGGTTCCTGCATTCCCCTTGGCTGAGCCGgcaatttgtgcccaaacacTCTAATCTCACCATGGTGGCGGATTTATCGCATTGGATCAATGTGGCGGAAACAAGCGCCGACGATCTGGACCTGACCCAAGTGATTGAGGACTTTGCTCCCCGGTTCCGTCATGTTCATTGCCGTGTCGGTTACGATCATGGACCCCAGGTACCGGATCCCCGCGCCCCAGAATGGATTTCGTACATGGAAGGTCACGAGCGTTGGTGGGATTACATCTGGGAAGCTATGCGCCAACAGGGGATCGAGGAGGTGACCATGACCCCAGAGCATGGACCGCCCAattatcaaatttgtcaccCGTATACTCAAGAGCCGATGGGTTCAATTTGGGACATCAATCATTGGGTTGCCCTCAGGCGTCAGGTTCGATTTGCTGAGCTCTATGGACTGGAAAATACCTCAGATCTAGTGCCCAGTGAAACTCAAGGACTACATCCACCAACAGTTCCTGGTCAATCCGTTTTGAAGGAGCTTTCTAGAGTTGGTTTCAAGTAA
- the LOC131888626 gene encoding uncharacterized protein LOC131888626 isoform X3, with the protein MLSGSGSPTSILALCQSKVSPCLLMEDYVWLDRDGRPTSPPSIGKDTLESKLVAGNSSRDSSNSDGSIRSNKILATHPRRTNSFRRHNTNQVKQVDFELSPNDNLGLTIRGGKEYGLGIYITAVDENSAASDHGLRPGDEILEVNGRPFCPLTHDKAARILKFSKRLTMVVRDVGKIPHSPSSGTNSVERSSKASSSGGSASTIASMWSPKDPEAKWLPNDEREDIDHSENLNRIASFVKECKSTLNSATEMTPLDSDFEAVGTNGHTPSSSSASVFQSQRFRPLNSQATMETTLSSSRPRKSSLTIASSPRSDFCGQATRSMPRRRSIRRRSNENNQCALPVESPELAMVLEKAQVLLNRNEFSALSLLLDEYRTCGIGIEEFASGLSQIIADGEKSSFFTEIREIVRLQDLVRFDHIVYQQNNPRRFDYSPNFDSENDDEAAAIEDMAHHMMRSLPASSGSYNNGEDDGVPIPQAYHGPIRSMGRSLPIERNGTRRLSTNGVDHANGLMNPAKNAMNAMPSVKKQEFYDLPQVPFSFRDLHIDDPFLMRESSPPMVQFMGRPSEEGPLVGQQNPNKPQQHLMGPVTTMCSSRTRDQVEYMSRNFGDNRPGGGEGGGNVGTGGTGRCAPLVLDENGRPLIGNRLAYGYERNVLNDDPNQDELRNNDDGDVDNDDDNGEELGKAIDLLRNTPQVALPFRESTRPGVRMSPPVPIELPMGNQVWRASQLCTRKE; encoded by the exons ATGCTTTCTGGGTCAGGGTCTCCGACGAGTATTTTGGCATTGTGTCAATCAAAAGTCAGTCCCTGTTTGCTGATGGAGGATTACGTTTGGTTGGATCGCGATGGAAGACCCACCAGTCCTCCCTCAATTGGCAAAGATACGCTGGAATCAAAGCTGGTCGCTGGGAATTCTTCGAGAGATTCAAGTAATAGTGACGGTTCTATTCGAAGTAACAAAATCCTAGCCACTCACCCGCGGAGAACGAATAGCTTTCGAAGACACAACACCAATCAAGTCAAACAG GTTGACTTTGAACTTTCACCCAATGACAATCTTGGGCTGACCATTCGTGGAGGCAAAGAATATGGCCTTGGGATCTATATCACAGCTGTGGACGAGAACTCAGCTGCTAGTGACCACGGACTTCGG CCCGGAGATGAGATTCTCGAGGTGAATGGTCGACCTTTCTGCCCACTAACCCACGATAAAGCTGCCAGAATTTTGAAGTTCTCCAAACGACTAACGATGGTGGTTCGTGATGTGGGCAAGATCCCTCATTCTCCTTCTTCAGGGACAAATTCCGTGGAACGATCCTCTAAAGCTAGTAGTTCGGGAGGCAGTGCTTCCACCATAGCCTCCATGTGGAGTCCCAAGGATCCAGAGGCTAAATGGTTGCCCAATGATGAACGCGAGGACATCGACCATTCGGAAAACCTGAACCGAATCGCATCGTTCGTTAAGGAATG TAAGAGCACTTTGAACTCCGCCACCGAAATGACCCCATTGGATTCTGACTTTGAAGCGGTTGGTACCAATGGGCATACTCCATCCTCGTCCTCAGCTTCAGTATTTCAATCACAAAGGTTTCGCCCTCTCAACTCTCAAGCAACTATGGAAACAACGCTGAGCTCATCGCGGCCCAGGAAAAGTTCACTGACCATTGCTTCGTCGCCTCGATCGGATTTCTGTGGCCAAGCCACCCGATCCATGCCTCGACGACGAAGCATTCGACGACGTTCCAACGAAAATAATCAATGTGCTTTGCCAGTGGAAAGTCCAGAATTAGCCATGGTCTTGGAAAAGGCCCAAGTGCTCTTGAATCGCAATGAATTCTCCGCCTTGAGTTTGCTCTTGGATGAATATCGAACGTGCGGCATTGGGATCGAGGAGTTCGCCTCTGGCTTGTCGCAAATCATTGCTGATGGAGAAAAA TCCTCGTTTTTCACGGAGATCCGGGAGATTGTGCGTCTCCAGGATTTGGTTCGATTCGATCACATCGTTTACCAACAGAACAATCCCCGAAGATTTGACTACTCGCCCAATTTTGACTCTGAGAATGACGACGAGGCCGCCGCTATCGAGGATATGGCCCATCACATGATG CGATCACTTCCGGCCTCCTCTGGAAGTTATAATAATGGAGAAGACGATGGTGTTCCCATTCCCCAGGCCTACCATGGACCCATCAGATCCATGGGAAGGTCACTCCCGATTGAGAGAAATGGAACTCGCCGCCTGTCGACGAATGGAGTGGACCACGCCAATGGTCTAATGAATCCAGCCAAGAATGCAATGAATGCAATGCCTTCAGTCAAGAAACAGGAGTTCTACGACCTTCCTCAAGTTCCCTTTTCCTTTCGTGACTTGCACATTGACGATCCTTTCCTCATGAGAGAGTCCTCTCCGCCCATGGTTCAGTTCATGGGAAGGCCGTCAGAGGAGGGTCCACTTGTTGGCCAGCAGAACCCCAACAAGCCGCAGCAACATCTTATGGGTCCGGTGACCACCATGTGCTCAAGCAGAACGAGAGACCAAGTGGAATATATGAGCCGAAACTTTGGCGACAACAGACCAGGAGGAGGGGAAGGTGGGGGAAATGTAGGAACTGGAGGAACTGGAAGATGTGCTCCATTAGTTTTGGATGAGAATGGACGACCTCTCATTGGGAACAGGCTTGCTTATGGCTACGAAAGAAACGTGTTGAACGATGACCCAAACCAAGACGAGCTGAGGAACAATGATGACGGAGACGTGGATAATGACGACGACAACGGAGAAGAACTAGGCAAGGCTATCGACCTACTTCGAAATACACCGCAAGTGGCCTTACCCTTCAGAGAGAGCACT AGGCCAGGAGTCAGGATGTCCCCTCCAGTTCCAATTGAGCTTCCGATGGGAAATCAGGTTTGGAGAGCATCGCAGTTGTGCACTAGAAAAGAGTGA
- the LOC131888626 gene encoding uncharacterized protein LOC131888626 isoform X2, which translates to MLSGSGSPTSILALCQSKVSPCLLMEDYVWLDRDGRPTSPPSIGKDTLESKLVAGNSSRDSSNSDGSIRSNKILATHPRRTNSFRRHNTNQVKQVDFELSPNDNLGLTIRGGKEYGLGIYITAVDENSAASDHGLRPGDEILEVNGRPFCPLTHDKAARILKFSKRLTMVVRDVGKIPHSPSSGTNSVERSSKASSSGGSASTIASMWSPKDPEAKWLPNDEREDIDHSENLNRIASFVKECKSTLNSATEMTPLDSDFEAVGTNGHTPSSSSASVFQSQRFRPLNSQATMETTLSSSRPRKSSLTIASSPRSDFCGQATRSMPRRRSIRRRSNENNQCALPVESPELAMVLEKAQVLLNRNEFSALSLLLDEYRTCGIGIEEFASGLSQIIADGEKSSFFTEIREIVRLQDLVRFDHIVYQQNNPRRFDYSPNFDSENDDEAAAIEDMAHHMMRSLPASSGSYNNGEDDGVPIPQAYHGPIRSMGRSLPIERNGTRRLSTNGVDHANGLMNPAKNAMNAMPSVKKQEFYDLPQVPFSFRDLHIDDPFLMRESSPPMVQFMGRPSEEGPLVGQQNPNKPQQHLMGPVTTMCSSRTRDQVEYMSRNFGDNRPGGGEGGGNVGTGGTGRCAPLVLDENGRPLIGNRLAYGYERNVLNDDPNQDELRNNDDGDVDNDDDNGEELGKAIDLLRNTPQVALPFRESTIILCVCDQALANLDWPFRTDRKESDTDNGTFDRA; encoded by the exons ATGCTTTCTGGGTCAGGGTCTCCGACGAGTATTTTGGCATTGTGTCAATCAAAAGTCAGTCCCTGTTTGCTGATGGAGGATTACGTTTGGTTGGATCGCGATGGAAGACCCACCAGTCCTCCCTCAATTGGCAAAGATACGCTGGAATCAAAGCTGGTCGCTGGGAATTCTTCGAGAGATTCAAGTAATAGTGACGGTTCTATTCGAAGTAACAAAATCCTAGCCACTCACCCGCGGAGAACGAATAGCTTTCGAAGACACAACACCAATCAAGTCAAACAG GTTGACTTTGAACTTTCACCCAATGACAATCTTGGGCTGACCATTCGTGGAGGCAAAGAATATGGCCTTGGGATCTATATCACAGCTGTGGACGAGAACTCAGCTGCTAGTGACCACGGACTTCGG CCCGGAGATGAGATTCTCGAGGTGAATGGTCGACCTTTCTGCCCACTAACCCACGATAAAGCTGCCAGAATTTTGAAGTTCTCCAAACGACTAACGATGGTGGTTCGTGATGTGGGCAAGATCCCTCATTCTCCTTCTTCAGGGACAAATTCCGTGGAACGATCCTCTAAAGCTAGTAGTTCGGGAGGCAGTGCTTCCACCATAGCCTCCATGTGGAGTCCCAAGGATCCAGAGGCTAAATGGTTGCCCAATGATGAACGCGAGGACATCGACCATTCGGAAAACCTGAACCGAATCGCATCGTTCGTTAAGGAATG TAAGAGCACTTTGAACTCCGCCACCGAAATGACCCCATTGGATTCTGACTTTGAAGCGGTTGGTACCAATGGGCATACTCCATCCTCGTCCTCAGCTTCAGTATTTCAATCACAAAGGTTTCGCCCTCTCAACTCTCAAGCAACTATGGAAACAACGCTGAGCTCATCGCGGCCCAGGAAAAGTTCACTGACCATTGCTTCGTCGCCTCGATCGGATTTCTGTGGCCAAGCCACCCGATCCATGCCTCGACGACGAAGCATTCGACGACGTTCCAACGAAAATAATCAATGTGCTTTGCCAGTGGAAAGTCCAGAATTAGCCATGGTCTTGGAAAAGGCCCAAGTGCTCTTGAATCGCAATGAATTCTCCGCCTTGAGTTTGCTCTTGGATGAATATCGAACGTGCGGCATTGGGATCGAGGAGTTCGCCTCTGGCTTGTCGCAAATCATTGCTGATGGAGAAAAA TCCTCGTTTTTCACGGAGATCCGGGAGATTGTGCGTCTCCAGGATTTGGTTCGATTCGATCACATCGTTTACCAACAGAACAATCCCCGAAGATTTGACTACTCGCCCAATTTTGACTCTGAGAATGACGACGAGGCCGCCGCTATCGAGGATATGGCCCATCACATGATG CGATCACTTCCGGCCTCCTCTGGAAGTTATAATAATGGAGAAGACGATGGTGTTCCCATTCCCCAGGCCTACCATGGACCCATCAGATCCATGGGAAGGTCACTCCCGATTGAGAGAAATGGAACTCGCCGCCTGTCGACGAATGGAGTGGACCACGCCAATGGTCTAATGAATCCAGCCAAGAATGCAATGAATGCAATGCCTTCAGTCAAGAAACAGGAGTTCTACGACCTTCCTCAAGTTCCCTTTTCCTTTCGTGACTTGCACATTGACGATCCTTTCCTCATGAGAGAGTCCTCTCCGCCCATGGTTCAGTTCATGGGAAGGCCGTCAGAGGAGGGTCCACTTGTTGGCCAGCAGAACCCCAACAAGCCGCAGCAACATCTTATGGGTCCGGTGACCACCATGTGCTCAAGCAGAACGAGAGACCAAGTGGAATATATGAGCCGAAACTTTGGCGACAACAGACCAGGAGGAGGGGAAGGTGGGGGAAATGTAGGAACTGGAGGAACTGGAAGATGTGCTCCATTAGTTTTGGATGAGAATGGACGACCTCTCATTGGGAACAGGCTTGCTTATGGCTACGAAAGAAACGTGTTGAACGATGACCCAAACCAAGACGAGCTGAGGAACAATGATGACGGAGACGTGGATAATGACGACGACAACGGAGAAGAACTAGGCAAGGCTATCGACCTACTTCGAAATACACCGCAAGTGGCCTTACCCTTCAGAGAGAGCACT ATCATTTTATGTGTGTGCGATCAAGCACTAGCCAATTTAGATTGGCCATTCAGGACAGATAGAAAAGAATCAGACACTGACAATGGCACTTTTGATCGAGCTTAA
- the LOC131888626 gene encoding PDZ domain-containing protein 7-like isoform X1, producing MLSGSGSPTSILALCQSKVSPCLLMEDYVWLDRDGRPTSPPSIGKDTLESKLVAGNSSRDSSNSDGSIRSNKILATHPRRTNSFRRHNTNQVKQVDFELSPNDNLGLTIRGGKEYGLGIYITAVDENSAASDHGLRPGDEILEVNGRPFCPLTHDKAARILKFSKRLTMVVRDVGKIPHSPSSGTNSVERSSKASSSGGSASTIASMWSPKDPEAKWLPNDEREDIDHSENLNRIASFVKECKSTLNSATEMTPLDSDFEAVGTNGHTPSSSSASVFQSQRFRPLNSQATMETTLSSSRPRKSSLTIASSPRSDFCGQATRSMPRRRSIRRRSNENNQCALPVESPELAMVLEKAQVLLNRNEFSALSLLLDEYRTCGIGIEEFASGLSQIIADGEKSSFFTEIREIVRLQDLVRFDHIVYQQNNPRRFDYSPNFDSENDDEAAAIEDMAHHMMRSLPASSGSYNNGEDDGVPIPQAYHGPIRSMGRSLPIERNGTRRLSTNGVDHANGLMNPAKNAMNAMPSVKKQEFYDLPQVPFSFRDLHIDDPFLMRESSPPMVQFMGRPSEEGPLVGQQNPNKPQQHLMGPVTTMCSSRTRDQVEYMSRNFGDNRPGGGEGGGNVGTGGTGRCAPLVLDENGRPLIGNRLAYGYERNVLNDDPNQDELRNNDDGDVDNDDDNGEELGKAIDLLRNTPQVALPFRESTLIPVFPRDQYASVDGRAYSVRIPKDWPNLGMAIEGGSNTQQPLPRIIAIQPNGAAFNVQGLRVGQLIREVDGILLAGLPHEKAAKIIAERFANKNRRHLVLVVRDQKRTPAEKRRGFMPPQH from the exons ATGCTTTCTGGGTCAGGGTCTCCGACGAGTATTTTGGCATTGTGTCAATCAAAAGTCAGTCCCTGTTTGCTGATGGAGGATTACGTTTGGTTGGATCGCGATGGAAGACCCACCAGTCCTCCCTCAATTGGCAAAGATACGCTGGAATCAAAGCTGGTCGCTGGGAATTCTTCGAGAGATTCAAGTAATAGTGACGGTTCTATTCGAAGTAACAAAATCCTAGCCACTCACCCGCGGAGAACGAATAGCTTTCGAAGACACAACACCAATCAAGTCAAACAG GTTGACTTTGAACTTTCACCCAATGACAATCTTGGGCTGACCATTCGTGGAGGCAAAGAATATGGCCTTGGGATCTATATCACAGCTGTGGACGAGAACTCAGCTGCTAGTGACCACGGACTTCGG CCCGGAGATGAGATTCTCGAGGTGAATGGTCGACCTTTCTGCCCACTAACCCACGATAAAGCTGCCAGAATTTTGAAGTTCTCCAAACGACTAACGATGGTGGTTCGTGATGTGGGCAAGATCCCTCATTCTCCTTCTTCAGGGACAAATTCCGTGGAACGATCCTCTAAAGCTAGTAGTTCGGGAGGCAGTGCTTCCACCATAGCCTCCATGTGGAGTCCCAAGGATCCAGAGGCTAAATGGTTGCCCAATGATGAACGCGAGGACATCGACCATTCGGAAAACCTGAACCGAATCGCATCGTTCGTTAAGGAATG TAAGAGCACTTTGAACTCCGCCACCGAAATGACCCCATTGGATTCTGACTTTGAAGCGGTTGGTACCAATGGGCATACTCCATCCTCGTCCTCAGCTTCAGTATTTCAATCACAAAGGTTTCGCCCTCTCAACTCTCAAGCAACTATGGAAACAACGCTGAGCTCATCGCGGCCCAGGAAAAGTTCACTGACCATTGCTTCGTCGCCTCGATCGGATTTCTGTGGCCAAGCCACCCGATCCATGCCTCGACGACGAAGCATTCGACGACGTTCCAACGAAAATAATCAATGTGCTTTGCCAGTGGAAAGTCCAGAATTAGCCATGGTCTTGGAAAAGGCCCAAGTGCTCTTGAATCGCAATGAATTCTCCGCCTTGAGTTTGCTCTTGGATGAATATCGAACGTGCGGCATTGGGATCGAGGAGTTCGCCTCTGGCTTGTCGCAAATCATTGCTGATGGAGAAAAA TCCTCGTTTTTCACGGAGATCCGGGAGATTGTGCGTCTCCAGGATTTGGTTCGATTCGATCACATCGTTTACCAACAGAACAATCCCCGAAGATTTGACTACTCGCCCAATTTTGACTCTGAGAATGACGACGAGGCCGCCGCTATCGAGGATATGGCCCATCACATGATG CGATCACTTCCGGCCTCCTCTGGAAGTTATAATAATGGAGAAGACGATGGTGTTCCCATTCCCCAGGCCTACCATGGACCCATCAGATCCATGGGAAGGTCACTCCCGATTGAGAGAAATGGAACTCGCCGCCTGTCGACGAATGGAGTGGACCACGCCAATGGTCTAATGAATCCAGCCAAGAATGCAATGAATGCAATGCCTTCAGTCAAGAAACAGGAGTTCTACGACCTTCCTCAAGTTCCCTTTTCCTTTCGTGACTTGCACATTGACGATCCTTTCCTCATGAGAGAGTCCTCTCCGCCCATGGTTCAGTTCATGGGAAGGCCGTCAGAGGAGGGTCCACTTGTTGGCCAGCAGAACCCCAACAAGCCGCAGCAACATCTTATGGGTCCGGTGACCACCATGTGCTCAAGCAGAACGAGAGACCAAGTGGAATATATGAGCCGAAACTTTGGCGACAACAGACCAGGAGGAGGGGAAGGTGGGGGAAATGTAGGAACTGGAGGAACTGGAAGATGTGCTCCATTAGTTTTGGATGAGAATGGACGACCTCTCATTGGGAACAGGCTTGCTTATGGCTACGAAAGAAACGTGTTGAACGATGACCCAAACCAAGACGAGCTGAGGAACAATGATGACGGAGACGTGGATAATGACGACGACAACGGAGAAGAACTAGGCAAGGCTATCGACCTACTTCGAAATACACCGCAAGTGGCCTTACCCTTCAGAGAGAGCACT CTGATCCCAGTGTTCCCCAGGGACCAATATGCGAGCGTGGATGGGCGGGCCTATTCCGTAAGAATACCCAAGGATTGGCCAAACCTGGGCATGGCCATCGAGGGCGGGAGTAATACGCAACAACCTCTACCCCGAATCATTGCCATTCAGCCCAATGGTGCGGCATTCAACGTTCAAGGCCTCCGAGTTGGTCAGCTCATCCGCGAAGTTGATGGCATTCTTCTGGCAG GTCTTCCGCACGAAAAGGCTGCCAAAATCATAGCAGAGCGCTTTGCCAATAAAAATCGACGACATTTAGTCCTTGTGGTCAGGGATCAGAAACGCACTCCTGCCGAGAAACGTCGAGGTTTCATGCCTCCCCAACACTAG